The following proteins come from a genomic window of Acinetobacter baumannii:
- a CDS encoding iron-containing redox enzyme family protein has protein sequence MSKKIEDFNNPREKALQGMKDSIPASQWEENLQFLKQLRNKIAQLPVSKHPAIEILNNGYLDKQTLTRIHLEYRHAIVQIFTDALLKAQFLTKQLEPKLHSGAKMFPRVLLSLNILDEFGFRPGLDKDHYYLGNPEYAHYLLYEDLLNDYGLTEADRRNYKPSKIADQVRTFLEASYDRYINVVALLAVAEEEVILFSPPLRQATKFVNIDVEGGGYYHVHGVSTDETAEAADDDHQDDLWFALAQAITKDDYENLTQLCLDYCALWTEFWDAQIADVQFIEEKKLA, from the coding sequence ATGTCAAAAAAAATTGAAGACTTTAATAATCCAAGAGAAAAAGCATTGCAGGGGATGAAAGATAGTATTCCCGCTTCACAATGGGAAGAAAACTTACAGTTTCTCAAACAATTAAGGAATAAAATTGCGCAATTACCAGTAAGTAAACACCCTGCAATTGAAATATTAAATAACGGTTATCTTGATAAACAAACCCTGACTCGTATTCATTTAGAATATCGTCATGCCATTGTTCAGATTTTTACCGATGCTTTATTAAAGGCGCAGTTTCTGACAAAACAATTGGAGCCAAAGCTTCACTCGGGCGCTAAAATGTTTCCACGGGTGTTGTTGAGCTTAAATATATTAGATGAATTTGGTTTTCGACCGGGTTTAGATAAAGATCATTATTATTTAGGCAACCCTGAATATGCACATTATCTATTATATGAAGATTTGCTAAATGACTATGGTTTGACTGAGGCTGACCGCCGTAATTATAAACCTTCAAAAATTGCAGATCAGGTGAGAACATTTTTAGAAGCTTCTTACGATCGTTATATTAATGTGGTGGCATTATTGGCGGTGGCAGAAGAAGAAGTCATTCTTTTTAGCCCGCCATTACGACAAGCAACCAAGTTTGTAAATATCGATGTTGAGGGTGGTGGTTATTACCATGTACATGGCGTTTCAACAGATGAAACAGCTGAAGCTGCTGATGATGACCATCAAGATGACCTTTGGTTTGCGTTGGCTCAAGCCATTACCAAAGATGACTATGAAAACTTGACTCAACTATGTCTTGATTATTGTGCATTGTGGACTGAGTTTTGGGATGCACAAATTGCCGATGTCCAATTTATTGAAGAAAAGAAATTAGCATAA
- a CDS encoding bifunctional diguanylate cyclase/phosphodiesterase, with amino-acid sequence MGHVDYDSTLIVGSFIAAGAICYIVISMEQLIFKQTYKKIEPFILLLNGLLLAAAISIVHIVGMHAYHLFEAASSNVPLITLAFGISAVLSSVAIWLTSRFTLPIFRLILSSIIMGIGISASYYVSMLGWNIDIYKKDYTSFLILFSVLIAMSGSGLAFLLAYKLKESERHRISLKLAFAVMMTLSIMGMHYTALISTNITDKFVSQYQAEHDLLLFTIILVTCLVLVASFIVAVLEQRLNQRNLELRKANKELANLSIQDNLTKLPNRLYLVDYAEVLLSDHRYKDQKIAFLYIDLDRFKSVNDAFGHHFGDQLLIQMANRLHWQLNEKCKLLRIGGDEFLLIAENTDTEEAMQLAEKVLHLIQDSYQISGKEINISASLGIALFPEHGQNVQDLLMNADAAMLMSKEQGRNTYTVFSYSTHQQETRSQSKLINDLYKAVEEKQFVLYYQPKFNTNLEICGVEALIRWNHPSLGMLTPHMFIGGAEKTGLIIPMGYWALEQACQQIQEWERSNTQFYPIAVNLSALQFENKKLFSTLEGLLKKYQIQPHHLIIEITESTAMRHIDLSIRACERLRDMGIRVAIDDFGTGHSSFLYLKDLPVDELKIDRGFIVDLKPGSKEEVILESIIHLAKKLGLTVTAEGVETQQQVEILTRLGCQQFQGYLLGMPVNVGQLIQSQGAHFV; translated from the coding sequence ATGGGTCATGTTGATTACGATAGCACATTGATCGTCGGCTCTTTTATTGCGGCTGGCGCTATTTGCTATATTGTGATTTCCATGGAGCAGTTAATATTTAAGCAAACTTATAAAAAGATTGAGCCGTTTATTCTATTACTCAATGGATTATTACTCGCAGCAGCGATTAGTATTGTCCATATTGTCGGCATGCATGCTTACCATTTATTTGAAGCAGCTTCTTCGAACGTTCCTTTAATTACACTGGCTTTTGGAATTAGTGCTGTACTTTCAAGTGTCGCAATTTGGCTGACTTCTCGTTTTACACTTCCTATATTTAGACTCATTTTAAGCTCAATCATTATGGGAATTGGGATTTCTGCTTCTTATTATGTGAGTATGTTAGGCTGGAATATTGATATTTATAAGAAAGACTATACCTCTTTTCTTATTTTATTTTCTGTTTTAATTGCCATGAGCGGGTCGGGACTAGCTTTCTTGCTGGCCTATAAATTAAAAGAAAGTGAACGTCACCGTATAAGTTTAAAATTAGCCTTTGCAGTGATGATGACCCTAAGTATTATGGGGATGCACTATACGGCACTTATTTCGACAAATATTACTGATAAGTTTGTAAGCCAATATCAGGCTGAGCATGACTTGCTGTTATTTACAATTATTTTAGTTACCTGTCTGGTGCTGGTCGCGAGTTTTATTGTTGCCGTGCTTGAACAACGACTGAACCAGCGAAATCTAGAACTGCGCAAAGCCAATAAAGAATTAGCCAACCTCTCTATTCAAGATAACTTAACTAAATTACCAAACCGACTTTATTTAGTGGATTACGCCGAAGTTCTCCTGTCAGATCACCGTTATAAAGACCAAAAAATTGCTTTTCTCTATATTGATTTAGACCGTTTTAAATCGGTAAATGATGCGTTTGGACACCACTTTGGTGATCAACTGCTTATACAAATGGCCAATCGTTTACATTGGCAACTCAATGAAAAATGTAAATTGCTTAGAATTGGTGGGGATGAGTTTTTACTAATTGCTGAAAACACTGATACTGAAGAGGCAATGCAACTTGCTGAAAAAGTATTACATCTTATTCAAGACAGTTACCAAATTTCCGGTAAAGAAATTAATATTTCAGCAAGTCTAGGTATCGCACTGTTCCCTGAACATGGGCAAAATGTTCAAGACCTGCTGATGAATGCCGATGCTGCCATGCTGATGTCTAAGGAGCAGGGCCGCAATACTTATACCGTCTTTAGTTATTCTACCCATCAACAAGAAACAAGAAGTCAGTCAAAACTGATCAATGATTTATACAAAGCAGTCGAAGAAAAACAATTTGTTCTCTACTACCAGCCAAAATTTAATACCAATCTTGAGATTTGTGGGGTAGAAGCACTCATTCGCTGGAACCATCCGTCCTTAGGTATGCTGACACCGCATATGTTTATTGGTGGCGCAGAAAAGACAGGTTTAATTATTCCAATGGGATATTGGGCGCTTGAGCAAGCTTGCCAACAAATTCAGGAATGGGAACGTAGCAATACGCAGTTTTATCCTATTGCAGTCAATTTATCGGCCTTGCAGTTCGAAAATAAAAAGCTCTTTAGTACTCTCGAAGGCTTATTAAAAAAATACCAAATTCAGCCTCATCACCTCATTATTGAAATTACCGAATCAACCGCAATGCGGCATATCGACTTAAGCATTCGTGCTTGTGAACGACTGCGCGATATGGGTATTCGGGTGGCAATTGATGACTTTGGAACAGGGCACTCAAGCTTCTTATATTTAAAAGATTTACCAGTCGATGAACTTAAAATTGACCGTGGATTTATTGTCGATTTAAAACCGGGCTCAAAAGAAGAAGTCATTTTAGAAAGTATTATTCATTTGGCGAAAAAGTTAGGTTTAACCGTAACAGCCGAAGGGGTGGAAACACAGCAACAAGTTGAGATTTTAACACGCTTGGGCTGTCAGCAGTTCCAAGGTTATTTGTTGGGTATGCCTGTAAATGTAGGGCAACTGATTCAGTCGCAAGGTGCTCATTTTGTTTAA
- a CDS encoding TetR/AcrR family transcriptional regulator yields MSKRETIITTAMTLFNQKSYTSIGVDKIIAESKVAKMTFYKYFSSKEVLIEECLRRRILEVQTSLLDKVNSVDDPLNKLKSIFNWYIDWINTEDFSGCLFKKATIEVLQLYPSIKKQVNKYREWIYSLVLSIFLELEIEDPKVLSSLFLNIIDGLIIDGTINKPEINSEETWSYINKLIELETKQKYEAA; encoded by the coding sequence ATGTCAAAAAGAGAAACGATTATAACAACAGCAATGACCCTTTTTAATCAGAAAAGTTATACCTCAATTGGGGTAGACAAAATTATTGCTGAATCTAAAGTTGCAAAAATGACTTTTTATAAGTACTTCTCTTCTAAAGAAGTTTTAATTGAAGAGTGTCTTCGCCGAAGAATTTTAGAAGTCCAAACTTCTTTATTAGATAAAGTTAATAGTGTAGATGACCCATTAAATAAACTGAAAAGTATTTTTAATTGGTATATCGACTGGATTAACACTGAAGATTTTAGTGGTTGTTTATTTAAAAAAGCAACGATAGAAGTCCTGCAGCTCTATCCTTCTATTAAAAAACAAGTAAATAAATACCGTGAATGGATTTACAGTTTAGTTTTATCTATATTTTTAGAGTTAGAAATTGAAGATCCAAAAGTATTAAGCAGTCTTTTTCTTAACATTATAGATGGGCTTATTATTGACGGGACAATTAACAAACCAGAAATTAACTCTGAAGAAACATGGTCTTATATAAATAAACTCATTGAGCTTGAAACAAAACAAAAATATGAAGCTGCTTAA
- the ilvC gene encoding ketol-acid reductoisomerase — protein sequence MQIFYDKDCDLSIIQSKKVAIIGYGSQGHAHALNLKDSGVDVTVGLRAGSASWKKAENAGLKVAEVPAAVKQADLVMILTPDEFQSQLYRDVIEPNIKEGATLAFAHGFSVLYNQVVPRKDLDVIMVAPKAPGHTVRSEFQRGSGVPDLIAIHQDASGNARNVALSYASGVGGGRTGIIETSFREETETDLFGEQAVLCGGAVELVKMGFETLVEAGYAPEMAYFECLHELKLIVDLMFEGGIADMNYSVSNNAEYGEYVTGPEVINEQSREAMRNALKRIQSGEYAKMFIQEGALNYPSMTARRRQNAAHGIEQTGAKLRAMMPWIQANKIVDKEKN from the coding sequence ATGCAAATTTTTTACGATAAAGACTGTGACTTATCAATCATCCAAAGCAAGAAAGTTGCGATTATTGGTTACGGTTCTCAAGGTCATGCTCATGCACTTAACCTTAAAGACTCAGGTGTAGACGTAACTGTAGGTTTACGTGCTGGTTCAGCTTCTTGGAAGAAAGCTGAAAACGCTGGTCTTAAAGTTGCTGAAGTCCCAGCAGCAGTTAAGCAAGCTGACCTCGTAATGATTTTGACTCCAGATGAATTCCAATCACAACTTTACCGTGACGTGATTGAGCCAAACATCAAAGAAGGCGCGACTTTAGCATTTGCTCATGGTTTCTCTGTTCTATATAACCAAGTTGTTCCACGTAAAGACTTAGACGTAATCATGGTTGCGCCTAAAGCTCCTGGTCACACTGTACGTTCAGAATTCCAACGTGGTTCAGGTGTTCCTGACCTAATCGCAATTCACCAAGACGCTTCTGGTAATGCACGTAACGTTGCGCTTTCTTACGCTTCTGGCGTAGGCGGTGGCCGTACAGGTATTATCGAAACTTCATTCCGTGAAGAAACTGAAACTGACTTATTCGGTGAGCAAGCAGTTCTTTGTGGTGGTGCAGTTGAACTAGTGAAAATGGGCTTCGAAACTTTGGTTGAAGCTGGTTATGCACCAGAAATGGCTTACTTCGAATGCTTACACGAACTTAAGTTAATCGTTGACTTGATGTTCGAAGGCGGTATCGCTGACATGAACTACTCAGTTTCTAACAATGCTGAGTACGGTGAATACGTAACTGGTCCTGAAGTAATCAATGAACAGTCTCGTGAAGCAATGCGTAATGCATTAAAACGTATTCAATCTGGTGAATACGCGAAGATGTTCATCCAAGAAGGTGCGTTGAACTACCCATCTATGACAGCTCGTCGTCGTCAAAATGCTGCACACGGTATTGAACAAACTGGTGCTAAATTACGTGCAATGATGCCTTGGATTCAAGCGAACAAGATCGTAGACAAAGAGAAAAACTAA
- a CDS encoding peptide chain release factor 3, which yields MSFKDELAAQVAQRRTFAIISHPDAGKTTMTEKLLLWGKAIQVAGMVKSRKSDRAATSDWMEMEKERGISITTSVMQFPYKGHTINLLDTPGHEDFSEDTYRTLTAVDSALMVIDGAKGVEERTIKLMEVCRMRDTPIISFVNKMDREIREPLELLDEIENVLNIRCVPITWPLGMGRDFAGVYNILEDKLYVYKAGFGSTITDIEVRDGYNHADIREKVGELAWASFEESLELVQMANEPLDRELFLQGKQTPVLFGTALGNFGVDHVLDAFMNWAPEPKAHPTQERMVEAKEEGFSGFVFKIQANMDPKHRDRIAFMRICSGKYEKGLKMNHVRIGKEVRISDALTFLAGEREHLEEAWPGDIIGLHNHGTIQIGDTFTSGENLHFTGIPHFAPEMFRRVRLKDPLKSKQLQKGLKELSEEGATQVFMPQISNDLIVGAVGVLQFDVVAYRLKEEYKVDCVYEPVSVNTVRWIHCDDEKILNEFKKKAHDQLSIDGGGHLTYLAPSRVNLQIMQERWPDIEFRSTREH from the coding sequence ATGAGTTTTAAAGATGAGTTAGCGGCACAGGTCGCTCAACGACGCACATTTGCTATTATTTCCCACCCCGATGCCGGTAAAACCACCATGACAGAAAAACTGTTGTTATGGGGTAAAGCGATTCAGGTTGCAGGGATGGTAAAAAGCCGTAAATCTGATCGTGCAGCTACATCTGACTGGATGGAAATGGAAAAAGAACGTGGTATTTCGATCACCACGTCTGTTATGCAGTTCCCATATAAAGGTCACACGATTAACTTACTCGATACACCGGGGCACGAAGACTTCTCGGAAGATACTTATCGTACCCTTACTGCTGTTGACTCTGCACTAATGGTGATTGATGGTGCAAAAGGTGTCGAAGAACGTACCATCAAATTGATGGAAGTGTGTCGTATGCGTGACACACCAATTATTTCATTCGTCAACAAAATGGACCGTGAAATTCGTGAGCCACTTGAGTTGTTAGATGAAATTGAAAATGTCTTAAACATTCGCTGTGTACCAATTACATGGCCACTTGGTATGGGTCGTGACTTTGCTGGTGTATACAATATTCTTGAAGATAAATTGTATGTCTACAAAGCAGGTTTTGGTTCAACCATTACCGATATTGAAGTACGTGATGGCTATAATCACGCTGATATTCGTGAAAAAGTTGGTGAGTTAGCGTGGGCTTCTTTTGAAGAGTCACTTGAGCTTGTACAAATGGCAAATGAGCCATTAGACCGTGAACTTTTCTTACAAGGTAAACAAACACCTGTTTTATTTGGTACAGCATTAGGTAACTTTGGTGTTGACCACGTTCTCGATGCATTTATGAACTGGGCACCTGAACCTAAAGCACATCCAACGCAAGAGCGTATGGTTGAAGCAAAAGAAGAAGGTTTCTCTGGCTTTGTATTTAAAATTCAAGCCAACATGGACCCTAAACACCGTGACCGTATTGCCTTCATGCGTATTTGTTCAGGTAAATACGAGAAAGGCTTGAAAATGAATCACGTACGTATTGGTAAAGAAGTTCGTATTAGTGATGCGTTGACTTTCCTTGCAGGCGAGCGTGAGCACTTAGAAGAAGCATGGCCGGGCGATATTATTGGTTTACACAACCACGGTACAATCCAGATTGGTGATACTTTCACTAGCGGTGAAAACTTGCACTTCACAGGTATTCCTCACTTCGCGCCGGAAATGTTCCGCCGTGTACGTTTGAAAGACCCATTAAAGTCAAAACAGTTGCAAAAAGGTTTGAAAGAGTTGTCTGAAGAAGGTGCAACTCAGGTATTTATGCCACAAATTAGCAATGATTTGATCGTGGGAGCTGTGGGTGTACTTCAGTTCGACGTTGTTGCTTACCGCTTGAAAGAAGAATATAAAGTTGACTGTGTTTATGAGCCAGTAAGTGTAAATACGGTACGCTGGATTCATTGTGATGATGAAAAGATTCTTAACGAGTTTAAGAAAAAGGCACATGACCAACTTTCTATTGATGGTGGCGGACACTTAACGTATCTTGCGCCAAGCCGAGTGAATTTGCAGATTATGCAAGAGCGTTGGCCTGATATTGAGTTCCGTAGCACACGTGAACACTAA
- a CDS encoding TetR/AcrR family transcriptional regulator, with protein sequence MPYSDLSFRALSVLHKSRYLFNKHGFHNVGVDRIVREAEVPKASFYNYFHSKERLIEICLHFQKDVLKEQVHSIIYIQKDLILREKLKKIFFLHTSLDGYYHLLFRAIFEIEKLYPAAYQVVIQYRHWLTTEVYKLLLTVKKDATKSDSDMFLFTLEGAIIQLLDETRGDTRELLFAYILKGIFLKD encoded by the coding sequence ATGCCATATTCAGATCTCTCATTTCGCGCGTTAAGCGTGCTCCATAAGTCTCGATATCTTTTTAATAAACATGGTTTTCATAACGTAGGAGTAGACCGCATTGTGCGAGAAGCAGAGGTGCCAAAAGCTTCGTTTTATAACTATTTCCACTCTAAAGAACGGCTTATTGAAATATGCCTACACTTTCAAAAAGACGTCTTAAAAGAACAAGTGCACTCAATCATTTACATACAAAAAGATTTAATCTTGCGTGAAAAACTCAAGAAGATTTTCTTTTTACATACCAGTCTGGATGGTTATTATCACTTGCTATTTAGGGCTATTTTTGAAATTGAGAAACTCTATCCCGCAGCCTATCAAGTGGTTATACAATATCGGCATTGGTTAACTACTGAAGTTTATAAATTGCTTTTAACTGTGAAGAAAGATGCTACGAAAAGCGATAGCGATATGTTTTTATTTACATTAGAGGGGGCCATTATTCAGCTGCTAGATGAAACGAGGGGTGATACGAGAGAACTGTTATTCGCTTATATTTTAAAGGGTATTTTTCTTAAAGATTAA
- a CDS encoding TatD family hydrolase, translated as MHLFDTHTHFDVADFDEDRQQLALEAKKMGVDALVLIGFLQSRFDELVQTHHQLKQWDNVPTSYLAPGLHPFYIEQHRPEHLSHLEQTLQQEDCVAVGEIGLDTFLKEHKQPDIYAKQKQYFADQLDLATQYQKPVLLHIRKAHGDVLALLKTHKFKLGGIAHAFSGGVEEAKGLIKLGFKIGVTGQITNPNAKKLHTVVQTIGAEHLVIETDCPDMTPLCCQTSTEQRTRNTPVNLPYVLKSLAENLNMAESELADLLWKNSLSALKLS; from the coding sequence ATGCATCTGTTTGATACTCACACCCATTTTGATGTTGCCGATTTTGATGAAGATCGGCAGCAATTAGCACTTGAAGCTAAAAAAATGGGTGTGGATGCTTTGGTGTTAATTGGCTTTTTACAGTCACGTTTTGATGAGTTGGTACAAACCCATCATCAGCTCAAGCAGTGGGACAACGTGCCTACTTCTTATTTAGCACCGGGGTTGCATCCGTTTTATATTGAGCAGCACAGACCAGAGCATCTTTCTCATCTTGAACAGACTTTGCAGCAAGAAGACTGCGTCGCAGTAGGAGAAATCGGCTTAGATACCTTCTTAAAGGAACACAAGCAGCCCGATATATATGCCAAGCAAAAACAGTATTTTGCTGATCAGTTAGATCTGGCAACTCAATACCAAAAACCGGTGTTGCTTCATATACGAAAAGCACATGGTGATGTGCTCGCACTATTAAAAACGCATAAGTTTAAACTCGGTGGCATTGCTCATGCCTTTAGTGGCGGAGTGGAGGAGGCAAAAGGCCTGATTAAACTTGGTTTTAAAATTGGTGTGACGGGACAAATCACGAACCCCAATGCGAAAAAGCTTCATACAGTTGTGCAGACTATAGGTGCCGAGCATTTAGTGATTGAAACAGACTGTCCTGATATGACGCCACTTTGCTGTCAAACTTCAACTGAGCAGCGTACTCGAAATACGCCTGTGAATTTACCTTATGTACTAAAAAGTTTGGCTGAAAATTTAAATATGGCAGAGTCAGAATTAGCAGATTTGCTGTGGAAAAACTCTTTATCTGCTTTGAAATTATCGTAA
- a CDS encoding RsiV family protein, which translates to MLTSKASLRLTLLASAIFLVACQPKSDPKESEDQQKPAVVEQKPVELTLKGETVPSKVTLPDCDGKTCPEFTVERLQSNFPFIDKIIDQQVLKALGQILEIAEPDAKAAQADKKTEASAAAATEQQDSFDAQVQRYANSFIDLDNELKALSSNHQINLLVKPKIIQSQGKVVTVVVNSSSYLGGAHGSAAQQYYNFDLKKEKQVKLEDLLRPEKKAALEKLAHEAFKAWVTDSKLANSVSEYEQAWPFKLTENFLLGDQGLILQYGEYEIGPYVVGLPRLVIPYVQLQDVLKEEYLPQPKAKPASAPAVKSTS; encoded by the coding sequence ATGTTAACTTCTAAGGCTTCGCTACGTTTAACGCTACTTGCTTCTGCGATATTTTTGGTGGCATGTCAGCCTAAAAGTGATCCTAAAGAGTCGGAAGATCAGCAAAAACCGGCTGTGGTTGAACAAAAGCCTGTAGAACTGACTTTGAAAGGAGAAACAGTTCCAAGTAAAGTGACTTTACCGGATTGTGATGGTAAAACTTGTCCTGAATTTACGGTAGAACGCCTACAAAGTAATTTCCCTTTTATTGATAAGATTATTGATCAACAAGTTTTAAAAGCACTCGGTCAGATTCTTGAAATTGCAGAACCAGATGCAAAAGCAGCACAAGCTGATAAGAAGACAGAAGCTTCAGCAGCTGCCGCTACAGAGCAACAAGATAGTTTCGATGCTCAGGTTCAGCGCTATGCAAATTCATTTATTGATTTGGACAATGAGTTAAAGGCTCTAAGTAGTAATCACCAGATTAATCTGTTGGTGAAACCTAAAATCATACAGTCTCAAGGTAAAGTCGTAACCGTTGTTGTAAATAGTAGTAGCTATTTAGGCGGGGCACATGGCTCGGCAGCGCAGCAATATTATAATTTTGACTTAAAGAAAGAAAAGCAGGTCAAACTTGAAGACTTGTTACGTCCAGAGAAAAAAGCGGCTTTAGAAAAATTAGCACATGAAGCGTTTAAAGCTTGGGTGACAGACTCAAAACTTGCAAATAGTGTGAGTGAATATGAGCAAGCTTGGCCGTTTAAACTCACAGAAAATTTTCTGTTAGGTGACCAAGGCTTGATTCTTCAATATGGCGAATATGAAATTGGACCTTATGTGGTCGGGCTACCTCGTTTAGTTATTCCATATGTCCAATTACAAGATGTATTGAAAGAAGAATATCTGCCGCAGCCTAAAGCTAAACCAGCTTCGGCACCTGCCGTAAAAAGTACCAGCTAA